One Syntrophales bacterium genomic region harbors:
- the ftsH gene encoding ATP-dependent zinc metalloprotease FtsH produces MNPLQKNIALWLVISLVFVMMYHLFSQPKIAQTEMIYSEFLSNVEKSQVSEVTIQGENITGKLTNGKVFKTYAPKDAGAIALLKEKGVRISAKPVDDSPWYMTLLVSWLPMLLLIGVWIFFMRQMQGGGGKAMAFGKSRARLVNDKSKKITFLDVAGVEEAKAELQEVIDFLRDPKKYTKLGGRIPKGLLLVGPPGTGKTLLARAIAGEADVPFLSISGSDFVEMFVGVGASRVRDLFVQGKKNAPCIIFIDEIDAVGRHRGAGLGGGHDEREQTLNQLLVEMDGFESNEGVILVSATNRPDVLDPALMRPGRFDRQVVVPLPDVRGREKILEVHARKTPLTEDVNFSVIARGTPGFSGADIENLVNESVLYAARFNKDKVSMSDFEYAKDKVMMGTERKSMVISDEEKKNTAYHETGHALVARMLPGTDPIHKVTIIPRGMALGLTQQLPVDEKHAYPREFLLNNIVILLGGRAAEEIILKDYTTGAGNDIERATGLARKMVCEWGMSEAIGPLSYGKKEEQIFLGREFASHKDYSEETAKKIDAEINQIVISSYERARGILSDNLELLNKIAIVLLEKEVLTGQELDALIKGDVLPQIEDVRSQIEEGGPAETTL; encoded by the coding sequence TTGAATCCTCTACAGAAAAATATAGCGCTCTGGCTTGTGATCAGTCTGGTTTTCGTTATGATGTACCATCTTTTCAGCCAGCCGAAAATAGCGCAAACAGAGATGATCTATAGCGAGTTTTTAAGCAATGTTGAAAAATCACAGGTTTCCGAGGTGACGATTCAGGGAGAGAACATAACCGGTAAATTGACCAACGGCAAGGTTTTCAAGACTTATGCCCCTAAAGATGCAGGTGCGATTGCCCTGCTGAAGGAGAAGGGGGTGCGCATTTCCGCCAAGCCCGTTGATGATTCCCCCTGGTATATGACGCTGCTTGTCTCATGGCTGCCGATGCTCCTGCTGATCGGGGTCTGGATATTTTTCATGCGGCAAATGCAGGGCGGGGGGGGCAAGGCGATGGCTTTCGGTAAAAGCCGCGCTCGTCTGGTCAATGACAAATCAAAAAAGATTACGTTCCTCGATGTGGCCGGGGTTGAAGAGGCAAAAGCCGAGTTGCAGGAGGTCATTGACTTTTTGCGCGACCCTAAGAAATATACCAAATTGGGGGGGAGAATCCCCAAAGGACTATTGCTTGTCGGCCCTCCCGGGACAGGTAAGACACTGCTGGCGCGGGCAATTGCCGGGGAGGCGGATGTCCCCTTTCTGAGCATCAGTGGCTCGGATTTTGTGGAGATGTTTGTCGGCGTCGGCGCCTCCCGTGTTCGCGATCTGTTTGTCCAAGGGAAGAAGAATGCCCCCTGCATAATCTTCATCGATGAAATAGACGCGGTGGGGCGTCATCGTGGGGCCGGTCTGGGCGGCGGACACGACGAAAGGGAACAGACCTTAAACCAGTTACTGGTCGAGATGGATGGTTTCGAATCGAATGAGGGTGTTATCCTCGTTTCCGCGACCAACCGTCCGGATGTCCTGGATCCAGCCCTGATGCGACCCGGCCGTTTCGACCGCCAGGTGGTGGTGCCGCTTCCGGACGTGCGCGGCAGGGAAAAGATCCTGGAGGTTCATGCCCGCAAAACACCCCTTACCGAGGATGTCAATTTCAGCGTTATCGCCCGGGGAACGCCGGGATTTTCCGGCGCCGACATAGAGAATCTTGTCAATGAATCGGTGCTGTACGCCGCCCGTTTCAACAAGGATAAGGTCTCCATGTCCGACTTCGAGTATGCCAAAGACAAGGTGATGATGGGGACGGAGCGCAAGAGCATGGTGATCAGTGATGAGGAAAAGAAAAACACCGCTTATCACGAAACGGGTCATGCGCTTGTGGCCCGCATGCTTCCTGGAACGGACCCTATTCACAAGGTAACGATCATCCCCCGGGGAATGGCGCTCGGTCTTACCCAGCAACTGCCGGTTGATGAGAAGCATGCCTATCCGCGGGAGTTTCTTCTCAATAACATCGTCATACTCCTCGGGGGGCGGGCTGCCGAGGAAATTATCCTCAAGGATTATACAACCGGGGCCGGGAACGATATTGAGAGGGCTACCGGCCTGGCTCGCAAGATGGTCTGCGAGTGGGGAATGAGCGAGGCGATCGGGCCCCTGAGCTATGGCAAGAAGGAAGAACAGATTTTTCTGGGAAGGGAATTTGCCTCCCACAAGGATTACAGCGAAGAGACGGCCAAGAAAATAGATGCAGAGATAAACCAGATTGTTATCTCCAGTTATGAGAGGGCAAGGGGTATTCTCTCGGATAATCTGGAGTTGCTTAACAAAATCGCCATTGTACTTCTCGAAAAAGAGGTATTAACCGGGCAGGAACTTGATGCACTCATCAAGGGCGATGTCCTCCCGCAAATTGAAGATGTCCGCTCGCAAATTGAAGAAGGCGGTCCGGCAGAGACAACCTTATGA
- the folP gene encoding dihydropteroate synthase, translating into MKEVNDDNLLFRTSRREIVLGERTLIMGIINATPDSFSDGGRYASPQKAIEEGMRMVEEGADILDIGGESTRPGSDAVSVEEELTRVIPVIRGLAAKLSIPLSIDTMKAEVAREALRAGAEIINDVSSLNYDEAMAKTISAAGAGVVLMHMRGIPKVMQQGDLTYPSLLDDIAEFLQERMERALSEGIGRTQTVIDPGIGFGKTADDNLRLIRHLGEFKKLGRPILMGVSRKAFIGKITGGLPAERMEGTAAAVTASIMGGAHIVRVHDVSVMKKVVLMADAISRA; encoded by the coding sequence ATGAAAGAAGTGAATGACGACAATCTGCTGTTTCGGACGTCGCGCCGGGAGATTGTCTTGGGCGAGCGCACTCTGATCATGGGGATCATCAATGCGACCCCCGATTCCTTCTCGGATGGCGGCCGTTACGCTTCGCCGCAAAAGGCAATCGAGGAAGGGATGCGGATGGTCGAAGAGGGCGCCGACATCCTGGACATTGGCGGCGAATCCACTCGTCCCGGTTCAGACGCCGTTTCCGTCGAAGAAGAGCTAACGAGGGTTATTCCGGTTATTCGAGGCCTTGCGGCAAAGCTCTCCATCCCTCTTTCGATTGATACCATGAAGGCGGAGGTTGCCCGGGAGGCGTTGAGGGCAGGCGCGGAAATAATAAATGATGTAAGCTCTCTGAATTATGACGAGGCAATGGCAAAAACCATTTCTGCCGCGGGCGCGGGGGTGGTTTTGATGCATATGCGGGGTATCCCCAAGGTGATGCAGCAGGGCGACTTGACTTACCCTTCCCTGCTTGACGATATAGCGGAGTTTTTGCAGGAACGGATGGAAAGGGCCCTGTCGGAAGGAATAGGCCGGACTCAAACAGTTATTGATCCGGGCATCGGCTTCGGCAAAACAGCGGACGACAATCTGCGACTTATTCGCCATCTCGGCGAGTTTAAAAAATTAGGAAGACCAATTCTTATGGGTGTTTCCCGCAAAGCCTTCATTGGCAAGATAACGGGGGGGCTGCCTGCCGAGCGTATGGAAGGGACTGCGGCTGCGGTAACGGCTTCAATCATGGGTGGGGCGCATATCGTCAGGGTGCATGATGTTTCCGTCATGAAGAAGGTGGTCCTGATGGCGGATGCAATTAGCAGGGCTTAA
- the acpS gene encoding holo-ACP synthase, giving the protein MVSGVGIDLVAVARVERILAKWGDAFIRRIYTVEEIAYCQAKARPALHFAACFAVKEAFLKALGTGLGGGIGFNDIATIHDGNGKPTVKLSGKASALQRGGCREKVAVSISHTDDLATAIVILDK; this is encoded by the coding sequence ATGGTATCCGGCGTCGGGATTGATCTTGTAGCGGTTGCAAGAGTCGAGAGGATTCTCGCCAAATGGGGAGACGCATTCATTCGGCGCATCTACACGGTTGAGGAAATTGCCTATTGTCAGGCCAAGGCGCGTCCGGCTCTGCATTTTGCCGCTTGTTTCGCCGTTAAAGAGGCCTTTTTAAAGGCGCTGGGGACCGGATTGGGCGGAGGAATCGGCTTTAATGATATTGCAACGATTCACGACGGCAACGGGAAGCCCACTGTCAAGCTGTCCGGAAAAGCCTCGGCTTTACAGCGCGGCGGGTGCAGGGAAAAAGTTGCGGTAAGCATTTCGCATACAGACGATTTGGCGACCGCCATCGTTATTCTTGATAAATGA
- the tsaE gene encoding tRNA (adenosine(37)-N6)-threonylcarbamoyltransferase complex ATPase subunit type 1 TsaE codes for MTGNSFFVALVSENPEQTFRLGVDIGRILKAGDFVALHGELGAGKTVFVQGIAKGMGVPDAYAVVSPTFTLINEYPGEAAPLYHLDVYRLAGSAELLDAGFDETVSRNGVTVVEWAEKIADFIPAGAIFLAFTYLDETKREIRISTAEGSIRQRLKGVVFKKRRSEEGFN; via the coding sequence TTGACTGGAAATAGCTTCTTTGTTGCTCTGGTATCGGAAAACCCTGAACAGACCTTTCGGCTGGGAGTTGACATCGGCAGGATCCTGAAGGCTGGCGACTTTGTCGCGCTGCACGGGGAATTGGGAGCGGGGAAAACGGTCTTTGTCCAGGGAATAGCCAAAGGTATGGGGGTTCCCGATGCGTATGCGGTTGTCTCGCCGACCTTCACCCTGATCAACGAGTACCCGGGCGAGGCAGCGCCTCTTTATCATCTCGACGTCTATCGTCTTGCCGGAAGCGCGGAGCTGCTCGACGCAGGATTTGACGAAACGGTTTCCCGAAATGGGGTTACGGTTGTAGAGTGGGCTGAAAAGATTGCCGATTTTATTCCGGCTGGCGCCATTTTCCTCGCCTTCACATATCTTGACGAGACAAAAAGGGAAATACGCATTTCCACAGCAGAGGGATCGATTAGGCAGAGACTAAAAGGCGTAGTTTTTAAGAAGCGCCGCTCGGAGGAGGGCTTTAATTAG
- a CDS encoding aspartate kinase — MALIVQKYGGTSVANLERIANVAKKVVRTKGEGNEVVVVLSAMSGETDRLIKLARQAADEPNLREYDSLISTGEQATVTLLAIMLNGMGHKAKSFLGFQVPVITDQAFSKARILSVQKEAVLKELAEGTIVVVAGFQGRDGDNNITTLGRGGSDTSAVALAAALNADVCDIYTDVDGVYTTDPNICSKARRLSRITYDEMLEMARAGAKVLQPRSVELAKKFNVPVYVKSSFSDEGGTLVTKEAENMEKEIVSGVTYDRDQAKITVIHVPDRPGIAVAIFAPLAEHNIMVDMIIQNASIDGYTDMTFTVSRKEVLEAKRIIGEAVHAIGADKLEVDENVAKVSVIGSGMISHAGVAAKIFQTLANERINILMISTSEIKVSCVVEAKYTELAVTALHDAFELEKER; from the coding sequence ATGGCTTTGATTGTACAGAAATATGGCGGCACCTCGGTTGCCAATCTGGAGAGGATTGCCAATGTGGCCAAAAAGGTGGTCCGCACAAAAGGGGAAGGAAATGAGGTGGTTGTTGTCCTATCGGCCATGTCCGGCGAGACGGATCGCCTTATTAAACTTGCCCGGCAGGCGGCGGATGAACCAAACCTGCGGGAGTACGATTCGCTTATTTCCACCGGCGAGCAGGCAACGGTAACGCTGCTTGCCATCATGCTCAATGGCATGGGCCATAAGGCAAAATCTTTTCTGGGATTTCAGGTTCCCGTCATTACCGATCAGGCCTTCAGCAAGGCCCGCATCTTAAGCGTGCAGAAAGAGGCTGTACTGAAGGAGCTGGCAGAAGGAACAATTGTGGTTGTCGCGGGTTTTCAGGGGAGGGATGGCGACAACAACATAACCACGCTTGGCAGGGGCGGCTCCGACACCAGCGCCGTGGCGCTGGCAGCGGCGCTGAACGCGGATGTATGCGATATATATACTGATGTTGACGGGGTATATACAACTGATCCGAACATCTGCAGTAAAGCCCGGAGACTTTCCCGGATAACCTACGACGAGATGCTGGAAATGGCCAGGGCGGGCGCCAAGGTGCTGCAGCCGCGTTCGGTGGAGCTGGCAAAAAAATTCAACGTGCCGGTCTATGTAAAATCCTCTTTTTCTGATGAAGGGGGGACGCTTGTAACAAAGGAGGCTGAAAATATGGAGAAGGAAATCGTTTCCGGCGTGACGTATGATCGCGACCAGGCCAAGATAACGGTTATTCATGTTCCGGACCGTCCCGGGATTGCGGTAGCCATCTTTGCGCCGCTGGCAGAACATAATATCATGGTGGACATGATCATTCAGAATGCGAGCATCGATGGATATACGGACATGACCTTCACCGTTTCCCGCAAGGAAGTTCTTGAGGCCAAGCGGATTATCGGCGAGGCTGTTCATGCGATCGGCGCGGATAAGCTGGAAGTGGACGAGAACGTTGCCAAGGTTTCCGTGATCGGCAGCGGCATGATCAGCCATGCCGGCGTTGCGGCAAAAATTTTCCAGACGCTTGCCAACGAAAGGATAAACATCCTGATGATCAGCACCTCCGAAATCAAGGTTTCCTGCGTTGTCGAGGCAAAGTACACGGAGTTGGCCGTGACCGCCCTGCACGATGCCTTTGAACTGGAGAAAGAGCGTTGA
- a CDS encoding helix-hairpin-helix domain-containing protein, whose translation MIVSTGQRAGMLAVLLVCLAIYGFSSFTIRQPRQGEPIPLVLQNADFIAVELRGFQGEGIYFLPPGAAPQSLIEAAGVKNPGYKESLLGAKISQGALFTVAGDGSLQRGEMSAATRVALGIPLDVNRASAGDLALVPGIGEGDAARIVQRRRERGNLSSLADLSDIPGIKEKKLEKIRDYLTTGLSR comes from the coding sequence ATGATCGTCTCCACAGGACAGCGAGCCGGCATGCTTGCCGTTTTGCTTGTCTGCCTGGCAATTTATGGATTTTCGTCCTTCACCATTAGACAGCCGCGGCAAGGAGAACCCATACCCTTGGTGCTGCAGAATGCGGATTTTATTGCAGTCGAACTCCGCGGCTTTCAGGGCGAGGGAATCTATTTCCTCCCCCCCGGCGCTGCGCCTCAAAGCCTGATTGAGGCCGCCGGTGTAAAAAACCCCGGCTATAAAGAAAGTCTATTGGGGGCAAAGATTTCTCAGGGCGCCCTTTTTACGGTTGCTGGCGACGGCAGTTTGCAGAGAGGGGAAATGTCCGCCGCAACAAGGGTTGCCTTGGGCATTCCGCTTGACGTCAATCGGGCTTCGGCAGGCGACCTGGCTCTTGTCCCCGGCATTGGGGAGGGGGACGCGGCGCGAATTGTGCAGAGACGCAGGGAGAGGGGGAATTTATCCAGTTTGGCTGATCTATCGGATATCCCGGGAATTAAAGAGAAAAAACTTGAGAAAATAAGGGACTACTTAACAACGGGTTTGAGCAGGTAG
- a CDS encoding lytic transglycosylase domain-containing protein — translation MKSRKYILAEKFFFFCVVAVFLLAATSAYSDIYRYTDPEGVIHLTNVPTDNGAPYVLVMREKRVLLKAPGKISAYESLINQASEKYAVDSTLVKAVIKAESNFNHKAVSPVGARGLMQLMPATAASLQVADSFHPESNIDGGVRYLRYLSTLFKGNLPLVLAAYNAGENAVLRYNNSIPPYKETQTYVKRVLHYLEQYRNEKN, via the coding sequence ATGAAATCCAGAAAATATATCTTGGCTGAAAAATTTTTCTTTTTTTGCGTTGTCGCCGTATTCCTATTGGCGGCAACGTCAGCCTATTCAGATATTTACCGATACACTGATCCTGAAGGCGTTATCCACCTGACTAATGTACCGACAGACAACGGCGCCCCTTATGTCCTGGTAATGAGGGAAAAGCGGGTGCTTTTAAAGGCGCCCGGGAAGATTTCCGCTTACGAATCTCTAATTAATCAAGCTTCCGAAAAGTACGCCGTTGATTCAACCCTTGTCAAGGCTGTAATCAAGGCTGAATCCAATTTTAATCACAAGGCCGTCTCGCCCGTCGGCGCCCGGGGGCTCATGCAGCTCATGCCGGCCACCGCGGCTTCCCTTCAGGTAGCCGACTCCTTTCATCCGGAAAGCAATATAGACGGCGGGGTCCGCTATCTGCGCTACCTGTCCACCTTATTCAAGGGCAATCTGCCTTTGGTCCTTGCGGCTTATAACGCTGGCGAAAATGCCGTCCTGCGCTATAACAACAGCATCCCCCCCTACAAAGAAACCCAGACCTATGTAAAAAGGGTGCTTCACTACCTTGAACAGTACCGGAATGAGAAGAATTAA